A genomic segment from Octopus sinensis linkage group LG4, ASM634580v1, whole genome shotgun sequence encodes:
- the LOC115210222 gene encoding titin-like encodes MELNIEKTEFPSLQGLESCDNGTKSFNKSQCLPSETNVKSMDVVDSSKPSLEHVSELEVDVSKAPQSDGTSAASSKSEGSKETLTLISSESCQISITKTEEESDSESEENSVIERDPSLLDSDSTGYGDQKSDTDSSYVEEEEVSISDSDESIPFGNSDNKETEKKKSFDEELISKQTAAETSYIESQERMPTFYTDALDSRQNHEASSTSADSKKECQKSEVIAKSKVGSLSSSDSTSDSAASIIETVPQKLKSELSSVSQKSTTSNVVETSSAVKLLSSVEEDDPNFQEGPQTVEDSSSDRDEYMYTSDIEAKVIQEKIESLISEVAEEMRKGQCSFDETIKEYHTETLKALEAVEGDNHSSGDMPDESLEQYYSLDETHSVDSNETLEFAEESAEMKDTEMVVTADMTASDDVMKKVVDDSKKSFEEESLKKSVISPKMDIGSLSELEAVPSKVEKSILEAKVVSIEGNPTETEEAHRKSMETCPTDKAHIQEVSVKDQSKEASETSKEVECLREIKTKPKESDTHLEEDSQDITGIPSGTYLGKRLSLVEFMAESPREMMEIARRGSIIDTKSVFSEVTQMKPIESSPIVVKEQTAISEPAPTLIKMDVKYTDTVPPLAKEEIFVEKTAPCEVEEIKAVETEEIVVKSVQPTESVSLFEKIEHPETTAYPLIKEEKAIKMIPCTPPESTVHEVKLKETAPSGIKEEKAIKTIPCTPPEPIKQEVKPLETASAMIKQELKEDVEAAPLVKKEETPAETTSTVIKEEVKPADTAPTVIKEEVKQVETTPTMVKEEVKPAETVLTEVKEEINHLKETTFDSQDIASVPPDTFLEKRLSLVEFISENPLEVMDLTRSGSIIKTTEPDKTDDNPGDGEKSHIKNGINPTKTESAEVKEETLCVSTEPGETKPPSVTDKDEAKLKESAKDDEPEIFKSAVSITEESIKPTQPVPANIEEEMKAAEIASAEVKEKVKPVETASTGAEVEVKPTEAVIMEKELDKITPDIKELKPTKMAPIEFPEETLIDIADDELKPAKIAPMEISLAKVEEVKPTETAFTEIKEVTPAGMVTTEEIPAENVATVIKEEITASKFEAVTMPVETASEESVKLIETGPLTAEVEVKSAEILKTLAKDDVASEEAVPTKVKEETAQEPACVEVKDVDIIAFQEKDEIQPADTKPPVIKEMKPADTLVKEELEFVEALQTTKPLETLPVEATVEVKLSKTTPMEEPDQMKVLEGATVEMKPPDSSIIHVEPASVTLSEGVKPTDVAAIKEDSPEEVMSSKAKEEKSGSEMMDDSDDKSALLVTAPEEQSKVAHAEVIIEKKTIVEVQTKATTEDPLKGAEEIALDKEISQSVTKEQTDVLDAPCEVAEKVRPGTSEESLPVQENVMHESITTEFANKIDLEKSELEDFIQMGQPEKSPSSSLAFVKEPDSHSLSDQIESSISYHSKDIEKEAIITEVQDEHKSSSIDLVTDANLNALEAPSFETVVEKPADNLSKADLKESEASKDASKTDEVAKRIAEATVCEVVEKVHPSDSATTKIVEKVNLSSAATAELVEEGGKADTTTSDVAEVIQSVVTAESKSDGREEKYEDKDMKQPSKHTAETVSSEQELESTKNVSGISLQDVKPSETATFAVAKDLIMPDNLTDDVKPSTETAPTTDCVKKDDDAVDAFVAPVASIQHEPIARQSMEESQIDKTTMVEKSDAEKLEVDLPGSSLQEFGQEYDEKGDEVELSKDTHAKVKDMNVVDISKEGEDVVDLLDSGASSEGVSNIEGTDVATAKIEAKIVEEERKLLTEIKPEEVQKVTVAEPAIELVQEETSAKIVPGDVEVKESQREYEEMTCGKEEEIMKPAESAPPLAKDSVRSVETVISATTVSSEVEQEQSKETESTSIKEKLTSTETTDTTVDEETVKPAEVKKEEKPAEIKAEETLVALVKEEVKPTETAPSLIKEETKPVETAPPVAKQEAETEGKESDSHLEEDSQDIASIPSSTYLKKRLSLVEFMAESPLDVVEISRRGSFIPTKGPVVSEVTQIKQIETKSAEQTAIAEPAPTLIKVDKIAPEMTPEVIQDNKQTTQEVSEKEHAEDLEKETVDAVADFQKESVAAPEEKPVGALEEKPVEAPEVKPEEAPEEKPVEAPEAKPVEALEEKPVEAPDEKPVEAPEAKPVEALEEKPVEAPDAKSVDALEEKPEEKPVEAPEAKPVEALEEKPVEAPEVKPVEAPEEKPVEALEEKPVEAPEAKPVEALEEKPVEAPEAKPVEALEEKPVEAPEEKPVEAPEVKPVEAPEVKPVEVPEEKSAEAPEVKPVDALEEKIVEAPEVKPVEAPEEKPVEAPEVKPVEALEEKPVEAPEAKPVEALEEKPVEAPEGKPVEALEEKPVAAPEEKPVEAPEVKPVEAPEAKPVEAPEAKPVEALEEKPVEALEEKPVEAPEEKPVEAPEAKPVEAPEEKPVEAPEAKPVEALEEKPVEVPEEKSVEAPEEKSVEALEEKPEEKPVEAPEEKPAEAPEAKPVEAPEAKPVEAPEEKPVEAPEEKPVEAPEEKPVEAPEAKPVEALEEKPVEAPEEKPVEAPEEKPVEAPEAKPVEAPEEKPVEAPEAKPVEAPEGKPVEALEEKPEEKPVEVPEAKPIEAPEEKPVEAPEAKLVEAPEAKPVEALQEKPVEAPEEKPVEALEEKPEEKPVEALEEKPEEKPVEAPEAKPVEALEEKPVEAPEEKPVEALDEKPEEKPVEAPEEKPVEAPEVKPVEAPEAKPVEVPEAKPIEAPEEKPVEAPEEKPLEAPEEKPVEAPEVKPVEALEEKPVEKPVEAPEVKPVEALEEKPVEKPVEAPEEKSVEALEEKPVEAPEAKPVEAPEAKPVEALEEKPVEAPEVKPVEAPEEKLVEAPEAKPVEAPEVKPVEAPEAKPVEAPEVKPVEAPEEKPVEAPEAKPVEAPEVKPVEAPEVKPVEALEEKSVEAPEAKPVEALEEKPVEATEEKPVEAPEEKPVEAPEVKPVEAPEVKPVEALEEKPEEKPVEAPEAKPVEAPEVKPVEVPEVKPVEALEEKSVEAPEAKPVEALEEKPVEAPEEKPVEAPEEKPVEAPEEKPVEAPEVKPVEAAEAKPVEVPEEKPVLSAEETLVEARGEKPVEVPEEKPIEAPEEKPVESTEKVPVEAPAEKPVEAVEKISVESTEEKSVEAPEVALSGVTLTDGRKLVEKEESTGTEICGEAQGKDSDQMGLLTAILDEENQNVPSVDSISDSVVSTVCEIGVAKKVEPEMPKESQATEVSDISEVDSLKFNGDHSEVKLSDSGLDHSGVSTEFQNEVAKSNLTAVESNKDIADQIGDISLGTAVSAKDEVESVIKPISVEETPQIELKSNKVSKADSESQPIDTVNEKQAYSDIEHLQKLNGDLLPKDLEEIVKVTKTEDGNTVNKVELLVQKKAKILTSEQIIKDNQKMTKTKDTKLKKSKKKESKSKSRGEITPGKEGVRSKSSKSSPEKGVKKEKKASSLVSTPKQKSTSSSKQSSSSMKKSKGSSSPTKSKSSSSKSKGTSSTEKVKPVLRSVSSPPKASSSPIKTDSIDSSKVSDSSLKKENNTLPAEKPRGRSTSRSVILKRTTKTEKLRLAMIKNTLEASQNQVGPAYSHSPSARRIRSCSPQKTSRVTSPDKRTGSPLKTKSTTARSRKDQLYDQMEYDENERLSPLSPNARKRYGINARNETYRPGGGNVRIFSEKMDFKNVSSRIDSRSKSPRKSPPSSTQSPARQIAGAEHSSPSPSSRNVRSKIGSLDNARHTPGGGNSKTSGKTGRSKDSPRKKKSKVKIINKKEKYDAVQSRVGSKDNITHRPGGGNIRIENKRLSYLESAKPKVGSLDKVDHKPGGGDKKILDDKLEWTVQPKVGSKINITHKPGGGDKKVLDEKVEWNVQPKVGSKDNITHKPGGGDKKVMDEKVEWIAQPKVGSKDNITHKPGGGDKKIEDQKLEWKAGSKVGSKDNLKHVPGGGEIKIPSQNVLGKEVDSNVGCISDEDHQAVGGIASSPPPPSSSLPQVESQVLKFKENAEPRTNTGINKS; translated from the exons ATGGAGTTGAATATTGAAAAAACTGAATTTCCTTCACTGCAGGGTTTAGAAAGTTGTGATAATGGTACCAAGTCTTTCAATAAATCTCAGTGCCTGCCTTCTGAAACAAATGTCAAAAGTATGGATGTAGTAGATAGTTCTAAACCTTCATTAGAACATGTTTCCGAGCTTGAAGTTGATGTCAGCAAAGCACCCCAGTCTGATGGAACATCTGCTGCAAGCAGCAAATCTGAAGGGAGCAAAGAAACTTTGACATTAATTTCATCAGAATCTTGTCAAATATCTATTACCAAAACTGAAGAAGAAAGTGATTCcgaatctgaagaaaattctgttaTAGAGAGAGATCCCTCACTGCTGGACTCTGATTCAACAGGTTACGGAGACCAGAAGTCTGACACTGATAGCTCGtatgttgaagaagaagaagtgtcaATTTCTGATTCAGACGAATCAATTCCTTTTGGAAACTctgataataaagaaacagaaaagaagaaatctTTTGATGAAGAATTAATTTCGAAACAAACTGCTGCTGAAACTTCATATATTGAAAGTCAAGAAAGGATGCCTACATTTTATACTGATGCTTTGGATTCTCGACAAAATCATGAAGCATCCAGTACAAGTGCAGACAGCAAGAAAGAGTGCCAAAAAAGTGAAGTTATTGCGAAATCTAAGGTTGGTTCACTGTCGAGTAGTGACTCAACTTCAGATTCAGCAGCAAGTATCATAGAAACTGTACCTCAGAAATTGAAATCTGAACTGTCATCAGTGTCTCAAAAATCTACAACGTCAAATGTAGTAGAAACTTCAAGTGCAGTGAAGTTGTTATCGTCAGTTGAGGAAGATGATCCAAATTTTCAGGAAGGCCCTCAAACTGTTGAAGACAGTTCTTCAGATAgggatgaatatatgtatacatccgaTATTGAAGCTAAAGTCATCCAAGAAAAAATTGAATCTCTCATTTCAGAAGTAGCTGAAGAAATGAGAAAAGGTCAATGCTcatttgatgaaacaataaaGGAATATCATACAGAAACTCTTAAGGCATTGGAAGCTGTTGAGGGTGATAATCATTCCTCAGGAGATATGCCTGATGAGAGTTTGGAACAGTACTATTCTTTAGATGAAACTCACAGTGTTGACAGTAATGAGACACTTGAATTTGCTGAAGAAAGTGCTGAaatgaaagatacagaaatggTTGTGACAGCTGACATGACAGCATCTGATGATGTGATGAAAAAGGTTGTGGATGACTCTAAAAAGAGCTTCGAAGAAGAAAGTTTGAAAAAAAGTGTAATATCCCCTAAGATGGATATTGGTAGCTTGTCAGAGTTGGAAGCAGTTCCTTCTAAAGTTGAAAAGTCTATTTTGGAAGCTAAAGTGGTTTCAATAGAAGGAAATCCAACAGAGACAGAAGAGGCCCACAGAAAAAGTATGGAAACATGTCCAACTGACAAAGCTCATATACAAGAGGTAAGTGTGAAAGACCAAAGCAAGGAAGCATCAGAAACAAGCAAGGAGGTTGAATGTTTGAGGGAAATAAAAACGAAACCAAAGGAGAGCGATACCCATTTGGAAGAAGACTCACAAGATATTACTGGTATACCTTCTGGTACTTATCTTGGGAAAAGACTAAGCCTTGTAGAGTTTATGGCAGAAAGTCCCCGCGAAATGATGGAAATTGCTAGAAGAGGAAGTATCATTGACACAAAGTCAGTTTTTTCTGAGGTTACCCAAATGAAGCCGATAGAATCCTCTCCCATAGTAGTTAAAGAGCAAACAGCAATTTCAGAGCCTGCACCCACATTaataaaaatggatgtaaaatataCAGACACTGTTCCTCCTCTAGCAAAAGAGGAAATATTCGTTGAAAAGACTGCACCTTGTGAGGTTGAAGAAATAAAAGCAGTAGAGACTGAAGAAATTGTGGTTAAAAGTGTACAACCTACAGAATCAGTTTCTCTTTTTGAAAAAATAGAACATCCTGAAACAACTGCATATCCTCTAATTAAAGAAGAGAAGGCTATTAAAATGATCCCATGTACTCCACCGGAATCCACTGTACATGAAGTAAAACTAAAAGAGACTGCACCTTCTGGGATTAAAGAAGAAAAAGCTATTAAAACAATCCCTTGTACTCCGCCTGAACCCATAAAACAAGAAGTAAAGCCATTAGAAACTGCATCCGCAATGATCAAACAAGAGCTAAAAGAAGATGTTGAGGCTGCACCTTTagttaaaaaagaagaaactcCAGCAGAAACTACATCCACAGTGATAAAAGAAGAAGTAAAACCAGCAGATACTGCACCAACAGTGATAAAAGAAGAGGTGAAACAAGTTGAAACAACTCCTACAATGGTTAAAGAGGAGGTAAAACCAGCTGAGACTGTACTTACAGAGGTTAAAGAGGAGATAAACCATTTAAAAGAAACAACTTTCGACTCACAAGATATTGCCAGTGTTCCTCCTGATACTTTTCTGGAAAAAAGACTAAGTCTGGTAGAATTTATATCAGAAAATCCATTAGAAGTTATGGATTTAACCAGAAGTGGAAGCATTATCAAAACAACTGAACCAGACAAAACTGATGATAATCCTGGTGATGGTGAAAAATCACACATTAAAAATGGTATAAATCCCACAAAAACTGAATCTGCTGAAGTCAAAGAAGAGACTTTGTGTGTCAGTACTGAACCCGGTGAAACAAAACCCCCCTCTGTTACAGATAAAGATGaagcaaaattaaaagaatctgCCAAAGATGATGAGCCAGAAATATTTAAAAGTGCTGTTTCTATAACTGAAGAAAGTATAAAACCAACTCAACCTGTTCCTGCAAACATTGAAGAGGAAATGAAAGCAGCAGAAATTGCATCTGCAGAGGTTAAAGAGAAAGTAAAGCCAGTAGAAACTGCGTCTACAGGTGCAGAAGTAGAGGTAAAACCGACAGAAGCTGTAATTATGGAGAAAGAATTAGACAAGATAACTCCAGATATAAAAGAACTAAAACCTACAAAGATGGCGCCTATAGAGTTTCCAGAAGAAACGTTGATTGATATTGCAGATGATGAGCTAAAACCTGCCAAGATTGCCCCCATGGAAATTTCACTTGCAAAGGTTGAAGAAGTAAAACCAACGGAAACTGCATttacagagatcaaagaagtGACGCCTGCAGGAATGGTAACCACAGAAGAAATACCAGCAGAAAATGTAGCCACAgtgataaaagaagaaataacagcTTCAAAGTTTGAAGCAGTGACGATGCCTGTAGAGACAGCATCTGAAGAAAGTGTGAAACTAATAGAGACAGGACCGTTAACTGCAGAAGTGGAAGTAAAATCTGCAGAAATTTTAAAGACCTTGGCTAAAGATGATGTTGCAAGTGAAGAAGCTGTGCCTACAAAAGTTAAAGAGGAAACAGCTCAAGAACCAGCATGTGTAGAAGTCAAAGATGTTGACATTATTGCATTTCAAGAGAAAGATGAAATACAACCAGCAGATACCAAACCTCCTGTGATCAAAGAAATGAAACCTGCAGATACTCTAGTCAAAGAGGAATTAGAGTTTGTAGAGGCTCTGCAAACAACAAAACCTTTAGAAACCCTCCCCGTGGAAGCCACTGTGGAAGTAAAACTGTCCAAAACTACTCCCATGGAAGAGCCAGATCAAATGAAAGTTTTAGAAGGGGCAACTGTTGAAATGAAGCCTCCAGATTCTAGTATTATTCATGTTGAACCTGCCAGCGTGACATTGAGTGAAGGTGTGAAACCGACCGATGTTGCCGCTATAAAAGAAGATAGCCCTGAAGAGGTTATGTCTAgcaaagcaaaagaagaaaaaagtggatCTGAAATGATGGATGATTCAGATGACAAGAGTGCACTCTTGGTCACTGCACCTGAAGAACAAAGCAAAGTGGCACATGCAGAGGTTattattgaaaagaaaacaattgtgGAAGTTCAAACCAAAGCAACTACTGAAGATCCTTTGAAGGGTGCTGAAGAAATAGCTCTCGATAaagaaatatctcaaagtgttacTAAAGAGCAGACAGATGTATTGGATGCACCGTGTGAAGTTGCAGAGAAAGTAAGACCTGGTACTAGTGAGGAATCATTACCTGTTCAAGAGAATGTTATGCATGAATCTATCACAACTGAATTTGCTAACAAGATAGATTTAGAAAAATCTGAGTTAGAAGATTTTATCCAAATGGGTCAACCTGAAAAATCACCAAGTTCTAGTTTAGCATTTGTTAAAGAACCTGATTCTCATAGTTTAAGTGATCAAATTGAATCATCTATTAGCTATCATAGTAAAGACATTGAGAAGGAAGCTATAATTACTGAAGTACAGGATGAGCATAAATCAAGTAGTATTGACTTAGTTACCGATGCTAATTTAAATGCCTTAGAGGCACCGAGTTTTGAAACTGTAGTTGAAAAGCCAGCTGATAATCTTTCAAAAGCTGATCTAAAAGAATCTGAGGCATCAAAAGATGCCTCCAAGACTGATGAAGTCGCAAAGAGGATAGCTGAGGCTACAGTCTGTGAGGTTGTGGAGAAAGTACACCCATCTGACTCCGCAACAACTAAGATTGTAGAGAAAGTAAATCTGAGCAGTGCTGCAACAGCTGAGCTTGTAGAGGAAGGAGGAAAAGCTGACACTACAACCTCTGATGTTGCAGAAGTAATCCAATCAGTTGTGACTGCCGAAAGTAAGTCTGATGGTAGAGAGGAGAAATATGAGGACAAGGACATGAAACAACCGTCGAAACATACAGCTGAGACAGTGTCTTCTGAGCAAGAACTGGAGTCTACTAAAAATGTGAGTGGAATTTCACTGCAAGATGTTAAACCGTCTGAGACTGCAACATTTGCTGTTGCAAAAGATCTAATAATGCCTGACAATTTAACCGATGATGTCAAACCATCAACCGAAACTGCACCCACAACTGATTGTGTAAAGAAGGATGATGATGCAGTCGATGCATTTGTTGCACCAGTAGCATCCATTCAACATGAACCAATAGCAAGACAGTCAATGGAAGAAAGTCAGATTGACAAAACAACTATGGTGGAAAAATCAGATGCAGAAAAGCTAGAAGTTGATCTTCCAGGAAGTTCATTACAAGAGTTTGGCCAGGAATATGATGAGAAAGGTGATGAAGTAGAATTAAGCAAAGATACTCATGCAAAAGTAAAGGATATGAATGTAGTTGATATCAGTAAAGAAGGTGAAGACGTAGTAGACTTATTAGATTCAGGGGCTTCATCTGAAGGGGTTAGTAATATAGAAGGTACAGATGTAGCAACTGCAAAAATTGAagctaaaatagttgaagaagaaagaaaactattAACAGAGATTAAGCCAGAAGAAGTTCAGAAAGTTACAGTTGCAGAACCTGCAATAGAACTGGTGCAAGAAGAGACATCTGCTAAAATTGTTCCTGGAGATGTTGAAGTGAAAGAATCACAGAGAGAATATGAAGAAATGACTTGCGGAAAAGAAGAGGAGATTATGAAACCAGCCGAGAGTGCACCACCATTGGCTAAAGATAGTGTGAGATCAGTAGAAACTGTAATTTCAGCTACCACTGTATCAAGTGAGGTTGAACAAGAGCAATCTAAAGAAACTGAGTCAACAtctattaaagaaaaattaacatcTACAGAGACTACAGACACCACAGTTGATGAAGAAACAGTAAAACCTGCAGAGgttaaaaaagaggaaaaaccaGCTGAGATCAAAGCAGAAGAAACTTTGGTTGCATTAGTTAAGGAAGAAGTAAAACCAACAGAAACTGCACCTTCACTGattaaagaagaaacaaaaccaGTTGAGACTGCACCGCCAGTGGCTAAACAAGaggcagaaactgaaggaaaggAGAGTGATAGCCATTTGGAAGAAGATTCACAAGATATTGCTAGCATACCTTCAAGTACTTATCTTAAGAAGAGACTAAGTCTGGTCGAGTTTATGGCAGAAAGTCCATTGGATGTCGTGGAAATAAGTAGAAGGGGAAGCTTCATTCCAACAAAAGGGCCAGTGGTTTCTGAGGTTACACAAATAAAGCAGATAGAGACAAAATCTGCAGAGCAAACAGCAATTGCAGAGCCTGCACCTACATTAATTAAGGTGGATAAAATTGCTCCAGAAATGACACCAGAAGTTATTCAAGACAACAAGCAAACAACTCAAGAGGTTTCTGAAAAGGAACATGCAGAAGATCTAGAAAAGGAAACAGTGGATGCTGTTGCAGATTTTCAAAAAGAATCTGTGGCGGCTCCCGAGGAGAAACCTGTGGGAGCTCTTGAAGAGAAACCTGTGGAAGCACCTGAGGTGAAACCAGAGGAGGCTCCTGAAgagaaacctgtggag gctcctgaggcaaaacctgtggaggctcttgaagagaaacctgtggaggctcctgAT GAAaaacctgtggaggctcctgaggcaaaacctgtggaggctcttgaagagaaacctgtggaggctcctgATGCAAAATCTGTGGATGCTCTTGAAGAGAAACCTGAGGAAaaacctgtggaggctcctgaggcaaaacctgtggaggctcttgaagagaaacctgtggaggctcctgaggtaaaacctgtggaggctcctgaagagaaacctgtggaggctcttgaagagaaacctgtggaggctcctgAG gcaaaacctgtggaggctcttgaagagaaacctgtggaggctcctgaggcaaaacctgtggaggctcttgaagagaaacctgtggaggctcctgAAGAAAAACCTGTGGAG GCTCCTGAGGTgaaacctgtggaggctcctgAGGTAAAACCTGTGGAG GTTCCTGAAGAGAAATCTGCAGAAGCGCCTGAGGTGAAACCTGTGGATGCTCTCGAAGAGAAAATTGTGGAG GCTCCTGAGGTgaaacctgtggag GCTCCTGAAGAGAAACCTGTGGAG gctcctgaggtgaaacctgtggaggctcttgaagagaaacctgtggaggctcctgaggcaaaacctgtggaggctcttgaagagaaacctgtggaggctcctgAGGGGAAACCTGTGGAGGCTCTTGAAGAGAAACCTGTGGCGGCTCCTGAAgagaaacctgtggaggctcctgaggtgaaacctgtggaggctcctgAGGCAAAACCTGTGGAGGCACCTGAGGCGAAACCTGTGGAGGCTCTTGAAGAGAAACCTGTGGAG GCTCTTGAAgagaaacctgtggaggctcctgaagagaaacctgtggaggctcctgAGGCGAAACCTGTAGAGGCTCCTGAGgagaaacctgtggaggctcctgAGGCAAAACCTGTGGAGGCTCTTGAAGAGAAACCTGTGGAGGTTCCTGAAGAGAAATCTGTGGAGGCTCCTGAAGAGAAATCTGTGGAGGCTCTTGAAGAGAAACCCGAGgagaaacctgtggaggctcctgAGGAG AAACCTGCTGAGGCTCCTGAGGCgaaacctgtggaggctcctgAGGCGAAACCTGTCGAGGCTCCTGAGgagaaacctgtggag GCTCCTGAGgagaaacctgtggaggctcctgaagagaaacctgtggaggctcctgAGGCAAAACCCGTGGAGGCTCTTGAAgagaaacctgtggaggctcctgaggagaaacctgtggag GCTCCTGAGGAGAAACCTGTGGAAGCTCCTGAGGCGAAACCTGTCGAG GCTCCTGAGgagaaacctgtggaggctcctgAGGCAAAACCTGTCGAGGCTCCTGAGGGGAAACCTGTGGAGGCTCTTGAAGAGAAACCTGAGGAAAAACCTGTGGAG GTTCCTGAGGCAAAACCTATAGAGGCTCCTGAGgagaaacctgtggaggctcctgAGGCGAAACTTGTGGAGGCTCCTGAGGCGAAACCTGTGGAG GCTCTTCAAgagaaacctgtggaggctcctgaggagaaacctgtggaggctcTTGAAGAGAAACCTGAGGAAAAACCTGTGGAG GCTCTTGAAGAGAAACCTGAGgagaaacctgtggaggctcctgAGGCAAAACCTGTGGAGGCTCTTGAAGAGAAACCTGTCGAGGCTCCTGAGgagaaacctgtggaggctcTTGACGAGAAACCTGAGGAAAAACCTGTGGAG GCACCTGAAgagaaacctgtggaggctcctgaggtgaaacctgtggaggctcctgAGGCAAAACCTGTGGAG GTTCCTGAGGCAAAACCTATAGAGGCTCCTGAGgagaaacctgtggaggctcctgAAGAGAAACCTTTGGAGGCTCCTGAAgagaaacctgtggag GCTCCTGAGGTGAAACCTGTGGAGGCTCTTGAAGAGAAACCTGTGgagaaacctgtggaggctcctgAGGTGAAACCTGTGGAGGCTCTTGAAGAGAAACCTGTGgagaaacctgtggaggctcctgAAGAGAAATCTGTGGAGGCTCTTGAAgagaaacctgtggaggctcctgaggcgaaacctgtggaggctcctgAGGCGAAACCTGTGGAGGCTCTTGAAGAGAAACCTGTGGAGGCACCTGAGGTGAAACCTGTGGAGGCTCCCGAAGAGAAACTTGTGGAGGCTCCTGAGGCAaaacctgtggaggctcctgaggtgaaacctgtggag GCTCCTGAGGCAaaacctgtggaggctcctgaggtgaaacctgtggaggctcctgAAGAGAAAC ctgtggaggctcctgaggcgaaacctgtggaggctcctgaggtgaaacctgtggaggctcctgAAGTAAAACCTGTGGAGGCTCTTGAAGAGAAATCTGTGGAGGCTCCTGAGGCGAAACCTGTTGAAGCTCTTGAAGAGAAACCTGTGGAGGCTACTGAG GAAaaacctgtggaggctcctgAA gagaaacctgtggaggctcctgaagtgaaacctgtggaggctcctgAAGTAAAACCTGTGGAGGCTCTTGAAGAGAAACCTGAGgagaaacctgtggaggctcctgaggcgaaacctgtggaggctcctgAGGTGAAACCTGTGGAGGTTCCTGAAGTAAAACCTGTGGAGGCTCTTGAAGAGAAATCTGTAGAGGCTCCTGAGGCGAAACCTGTTGAAGCTCTTGAAGAGAAACCTGTGGAG gctcctgaggagaaacctgtggaggctcctgaa gagaaacctgtggaggctcctgAA gagaaacctgtggaggctcctgAGGTGAAACCTGTGGAGGCTGCAGAGGCAAAACCTGTAGAGGTTCCTGAAGAGAAACCTGTGCTATCTGCTGAGGAGACACTTGTGGAAGCTCGTGGAGAGAAACCTGTGGAGGTTCCTGAAGAGAAACCTATAGAAGCACCTGAGGAAAAACCTGTGGAGTCTACTGAGAAAGTACCTGTGGAGGCTCCTGCAGAAAAACCTGTGGAAGCTGTTGAAAAGATATCTGTGGAGTCTACAGAGGAGAAATCTGTGGAGGCTCCTGAGGTTGCATTATCGGGTGTTACTCTTACGGATGGTAGGAAGTTAGTTGAAAAGGAAGAAAGTACAGGGACTGAAATCTGTGGTGAAGCACAAGGCAAAGATTCTGACCAGATGGGTCTTTTAACAGCAATTCTTGATGAAGAAAATCAGAATGTACCATCAGTAGATAGCATTAGTGACTCTGTTGTATCAACTGTATGTGAAATTGGTGTTGCAAAGAAAGTTGAACCAGAGATGCCAAAGGAAAGCCAAGCAACTGAAGTGTCTGATATATCAGAAGTAGATTCATTGAAGTTCAATGGTGATCACTCAGAAGTGAAACTGTCTGACAGTGGTCTCGATCATTCTGGTGTTTCCACTGAATTTCAAAATGAAGTGGCAAAATCAAATCTTACTGCTGTTGAATCTAATAAAGACATTGCTGACCAAATTGGCGATATATCACTTGGAACTGCTGTTAGTGCTAAAGATGAGGTAGAATCTGTGATAAAACCTATTTCTGTTGAAGAAACTCCTCAGATTGAATTGAAAAGTAATAAGGTGTCCAAAGCTGATTCTGAGAGCCAACCAATTGATACAGTCAATGAAAAGCAAGCATATTCAGATATTGAACACTTGCAAAAACTAAATGGTGATTTGTTACCAAAAGATCTTGAAGAGATTGTCAAAGTAACTAAGACTGAAGATGGCAATACTGTCAACAAAGTTGAGCTGCTGGTTCAAAAGAAAGCTAAGATTTTGACCTCTGAGCAAATTATCAAAGATAACCAGAAAATGACTAAAACCAAAGACACAAAACTGAAAAAGTCTAAAAAGAAAGAGTCTAAGAGTAAAAGTCGTGGAGAAATAACTCCTGGAAAAGAAGGAGTTCGATCTAAATCCTCAAAAAGCAGTCCGGAGAAAGgtgtaaaaaaagagaaaaaggcgTCATCACTTGTCAGTACTCCAAAACAGAAATCAACCTCTTCCTCTAAGCAAAGTTCAAGTTCAATGAAGAAATCAAAAGGAAGTAGTAGCCCTACAAAATCCAAGTCTAGTTCTTCGAAAAGCAAGGGCACAAGTAGTACTGAAAAAGTAAAACCAGTACTTAGGTCTGTCTCTTCACCCCCCAAAGCAAGCAGTAGCCCTATAAAAACAGATAGTATTGATTCTTCAAAAGTATCTGATTCATccctgaagaaagaaaacaatacttTGCCTGCTGAGAAACCACGAGGAAGATCAACAAGTAGGAGCGTCATACTGAAGAGAACTACCAAAACTGAAAAATTAAGACTGGCAATGATAAAAAACACTTTGGAAGCTAGTCAGAACCAAGTTGGTCCAGCATATTCACATTCTCCAAGTGCCCGCCGAATACGCAGCTGCAGTCCCCAAAAAACCTCTCGAGTGACATCACCTGATAAAAGGACAGGATCACCTTTGAAGACAAAGTCAACCACTGCCCGTTCAAGAAAAG atCAATTGTATGATCAGATGGAGTATGATGAAAATGAAAGG